ATTTTGAAATTTTTTTGACTCATTTAATAGACTTGGTTGTTGTTTTCCACCCAACTGATACATGGAAGTAGCAACACCAGAAAGAAAAACCGAAATTGTTTTAGCTGGGGTAGTTTCCCACAAATATTGAGTTAAAGCATAAGTTAATAATCCCACAGTACCATTAGAGAAAATAAATTCTCCTGCCTGTTGATTTGGTGCTGCGGTAGCGTTGATAATTAGAGGATGATAATTAGCTAATTGCCGATTTTTCAGTTGGGATAAAAACTCTAATTCTTGTATTTGTAAAATTGCTGCTGATGATTCTGGTCGGGTCCGCACTCGTAAACCATTGGGTTTTAATTTAGGAGCATGATTGTAACTGGTATCTAATATTGCCGTAACTTGATTTGTAGGGAGCGATCGCAATAATAATAACAGAGTTTCTATCAATAAATAGTTTCTCGATTTTGTGCCTAATAAATTATTCTCATCAACAGGAACTATGGCATTTGCTAATATTCCCGTCCCCAAATTAACACAAGTCCCATAGCCAGAAAAATGGAAAATCACCACATCTCCAGATTTCGCTTGCTTACCCAAATGATCTAAAAAAGCCGCTTTAATAAAATCTTTACTAGCTTGTTCATCAGTTAAAGTTAGAATATCCGCTGCGGCAAAACCACAACGATTAATTAACAGTTCTGTTTGCAATTCCACATCAGTTATACAACCCCCCAGGGCAGGACTTTGTGGATATTGATTAATGCCTATTAATAATGCTAACTTCCGCTGGTGAGATTGTGCTAAAGCTTGGTAATAGGGATTTCCCAAACTCAACCACTCAGTCTCAGCTAACCCCAATGCTGCTAGTAAGCCGCTAATTTGTTGTAAAAACCTACGCCGTTTCATAATTAGCAATCAGACTCCAGCCCGTTAGCTTATAGCGTGAATTACTCCGCCTTAAGACGGACGGAGCTTCCCAATTCATCGGGAGTAGCCTCTATAACTTCGTAGTTCTATTGGACTTACATTCCCTCCAAGGGCAGGAGTCCTGATCCCCAAGACCCAAATCTTTTGCTTGCGACATATGCCTATTAGCTTGGTTTTCGCTTATGGCATTGATGGTCAAGATACTCAATATCTTACCAGAAGATCCTGGGGATTAGTCATCCATCCACACTTTATTTTTACAAGTAAAGTTTTTGATCTGAATCTAAACTAATACAGGAGAAATTTTCATAGCCCGGGTTAACTCAGCCGCTACTTCTGGACGAGAAAATTCTGGTGGTGGTAATTCACCTCGACGTAACATTTCCCGCACCTTTGTTCCCGACAGATGAACTCGTTCCTCTGGACTACTAGGACTGGTTTTAGTTGTGGCCATTTGTTTGGTGCGCTTGCAATAGAAAGCGTGTTCAAACTTCATTGGCACAATTCCCAACTCTTCAGGGGCGAATTCATCGAATATATACTGAGCGTCATAAGTGCCGTAGTAGTCACCCACACCAGCATGATCACGTCCGACGATAAAATGTGTACAGCCGTAATTTTTCCGCACTAAAGCATGGAAAATGGCTTCCCTTGGACCTGCATAGCGCATCGCTGCTGGGTTAATTGCCAAAATTACTCTATCTACAGGGTAATAGTGTTCTAGTAAAATTTCATAACAACGCATCCGCACATCAGCGGCGATGTCATCCTCCTTAGTTGCCCCTACCAGTGGATGCAAAAATAGACCATCTACAGTTTCTAAAGCGCATTTTTGAATATATTCATGGGCGCGGTGGATAGGATTGCGAGTTTGGAAACCCACAATTGTTTTCCAGCCTTTTTCTCGAAACATTTCCCGTGACGCAGCAGGGTCAATTTGGTAGCTGGGAAAATGGGGATGAGAGTCACGTTGTAATAACCAAATATCACCTGCTAGGTTGATAGAACCTTGGTTATAAACTACCTGCACCCCAGGATGTTTAAGATCATCAGTGCGATAAACATTGATGGCTTCCTGTTGTTTGTCGTAGGTATACTTTTCAGTTAGTTCTAATACCCCAATAAACTCGCCTCTGGGATTATCCAGACGCACTAAACCGCCTTTTTGTAGAGGGGCTGCTACTTCTTCTGTTACAGACAGTGTAATAGGAATTGACCAGACAATACCGTTAGCTAACCGCATTTCTGTAACGACTCGGTTATAGTCTGCTTGGTTCATGAAACCAGTCAAAGGACTAAAACCACCAATGGCAATCATTTCTAAATCGGAAACTGCTCGCTCATCAAGTTCCACACGCGGTAAAAAGTCAGCTTTGGAGAGAAATAGTTCTCTTTGTGCTGAGGAAGCAACCCGGTTAATTAACTCTCCACCGTGGGCGGCAATGGCATCTGGATGGTAACTCAACGTAATTTTTCCCTAATTGTTGCAAACTATGTATTAAGTTACCAAATTATTGGTACACATTGTTAAATTTCTGTGAACTTTTTTCCTTTGCCGGTCGGAAAGGGTGAGATTAGAAGGAGTGGGGGGAGTGGGGGGAGTGGGGGGAGTGGGGGAAGTAGGGGAAGTAGGGGGAGTGGGGGGAGTGGGGGGAGTGGGGGAGAAATTTTTTCCTTCTTCCTTCCTCCTTCTTCCTTTCTCCTTCTTCCTTCTTCCTTCTTCCTTCCTCCTTCTTCCTTCTTCCTTCTTCCTTCTTCCTTCTTCCTTCTTCCTTCTTCCTTCTTCCTTCCTCCTGAACTCCTGAATGGGCGCAGGCCCTGCGCCCCTACCTCCTGAACTCCTCCTGTAAGACATTACAAACAATTAAAATAAAAGTTGTGTTACACCAAAGTTTAAACTCAAGAGAGTTTTCAAATTGAGTATCAATAGAAGATTCACCCAAACATAGAGGAGTTGATAATATGGGGATAAAATTTCCAGTTTTGAGTGGGGTACTGGTACTTCTCGCTACCAATTTTTTCTTGCCTTCAGTTGCTAAAGCTGAAACTGAAACAACCAGTAGTATGTTTGAACGAGCTTATTTTCGCCATGATCCCAATTTTTATGACAATGGCAGTTTAAATCGTAAAGTAGATGCTTTAATTGGACCTGGGAAAAAATTTGGTACTACTTTTACTGACAATGAAATCGCTAAAGATGCTGAGTTGGTAAATACACTTTATCTTGATGCTATGGCTCAACAAACATTAAATGATCCCTATCTGCGGACACCTGATTTACCCAATCCCTACGATTCTTCTTTGTTAATGACTCCCCGCTATAATGGCAATCAGCTTAAAGTTGGGACTGAATACCGATTTAACAATTCACAACGGCGGTATAAATAACACAGCAGGAGTCAGGAGTCAGGAATAAAACTGGCTGGCTGTGAATTTAGATCCTATACCTCATTAATCTGCAATCTGCTGTAAGGCGTTGCTAAATTGAGGTATGAAATTCCCAAATTGAACCTTTAAAACTCAAACCTTTGCGTCTTTGCGCCTTTGCGTGAGACTAAAATTCATACCCTATAATCAGCAACGCCTAAATAATTAGCGATCGCATTGATTTATCACCTATATGTGCGATGATTCGATGCGATCGCTATAATATCAGGCAACAAAAGAAACGCTAACGCAATGACATTGTGTAATTAATTCTGTCTCACTACTTATAACGACAATTTTCAACGCCAACCTACTTAATCAATTAATTTTTCCTAATTGTCTTGGTATTTTCAGCAGATTGTTTACCCAATAATTCCACAGCTTTAGCAAATTGGGGATCTTCAAGAGTCGCTAATTTATCTTTTCCACCTAACCATAAATCTTGACGTTGGGCATCAGTCAATTCTACCTTCACGTCTGGATCAATACCATGTTTATTAATATCTTTCCCACTGGGAGTATGATATTTAGCAATAGTTACAGCCAAACCAGCGCCAGATTTTAAAGGTTGTACGGACTGGACTAGACCCTTACCAAAAGTTTGATTTCCTACTAAAGTTGCCCGTTTATTATCTTGCAATGCCCCAGAAAGAATTTCACTAGCACTAGCTGAACCTTTATCTACTAATATCATCAAAGGTTTATCAGTCAGAGCCGTGCTATTGGCAACTTGTTTATCCTGTGTACCTTGCCGGTCAATAGTAGAAACAATTGTGCCTTTATTTATCCACATTTGAGCAATTTCTATACTCGCGTATAGGAGTCCACCGGGATTACCACGTAAATCTAGAATATAACCAGAAACCTTTTTAGCCTCTAACTTTTCAATAGCATTTTTCATTTCCTTGCTGGCATTGGCGCTGAATTGATTCAAGCGAATATAGCCAATATTTCCCGCTGGGGTTTTCTTTTCCGAAAAGCGAACGGGATGAATTTCAATCCGCGCTCGTTGAATATTAAATTGTTTTTTCTGACCATTCCGCAAAATTGTCAGTTTCACCTTGCTACCTGATTCTCCCCGAATGAGGGCTACTGCGTCATTGGTATCCATGCCTTTGGTGCTTTTGCCATCAATCTCAAGAATGACATCTTTAGCTAAAATCCCGGCTTTAAATGCGGGTGTATCCTCAATCGGGGCGATAACAATCAGTTGTTTTGTTTTTGCATCTTGACTGATGGTGATACCAATACCTGTAAGTTCTCCAGAGGTATCAACTTGCATATTTTTGAATTCTTCTGGGTTCATGAACCGGGTGTAGGGGTCTTCTAGCTTTTTCAGCATTTCCCGGACAGACTTGTAGGCTGATTTATCATCAGTATAGGACTTGCTTAAATATTCCTTACGTACGGCTTGCCAATCTACCTGATTAAAAGTACCATCTACATATCGGTAGTAAATAATTTGCCAGACTTCATCTATCAAATCCTTGTGACTATCTTTAAATGAAGCCTTACCAATTGAGTGAATACCCAAACCGGCAACAGCAATTGTAGAAAGCGTTACCACCGTAGCACTCAAAACCAGTTTACTTTTTGTAATTACCATAATGGCGGCCGTGTCAGGGGAAAAAATATATATCAAGTATGCCCAATCTAACACAGCGATCGCTAATTGGTAATTGATAGTTGTCACTCATCACCGTAACATTGGCAATTCCCACTCCCTAGGAATATTAAGAGACTTCCAAATAAAAAAATGTCCCAAAACTGATGCAAAAATTCTCTCTCTGTGTACTCTGTGCCTCTGTGGTTCGTTTCTTGGGATAATTTATTTCTGGGAAGTCTCTAACTGAATGAAAACAATACCAGAGCGATCGCTCCCTAATAAGGCAGTGTCTGTTTTAACCTTTAAAAAATGGTACTAACAACAGTTAATACAATACATTTTAACTATTAAACGGAGTCAACAAAAAACTAGAGTTTAGTACCTGCATAAATAAGAACCTATGTCAAAGAAAATAAAAGGTTCTTCGGTACTTGTTATGCTAAACCGAGAAGTTGAGAGAAGGGAACTCTTAAGAGAAGGAATGTCAGATATTAATGACTTTAAAGACTTAATAATTTGGCAAAAGGGATGGATATTGCTCAAAGATGCTATTTCCTCACTAAAATTTTTCCCAAAGATGAGCTGTATGGTATGGTTTAATCGTAACTGTTCACACTCCCCCCTATCTTTAACGAGAGATCAAGGGTTTAGAGGATGTTTGAAAACTTTTTCGTGTGGGATCTGACACCCGCAGATCCCCCTAAATCCCCCTTAAAAAGGGGGACTTTGAGGAATTTAGCCCCCCTTTGTAAGGGGGGTTGGGGGGATCTCGATTAATTCTGATACTTTTCAAACATCCTCTTAGATAATTTTAGAGGGCGGGAGTGAATAACTACGTTCCCTCGTAAATAAAAATAGGAAAAATTAATGAATAAGAGATGCTTACGACAAGCCAAGCTACGACTATTTATCTTAGGATTCAGTTTAATAACTTTGACTGCTAATGAATTATCAGTATTAGCCCAGACTCGACAGCCCACAAATACAGAACTAAGAAAATTACGTCAAGAACTTCAGCAACATATTATTAGATTAACTAAAAACAATACTGTAGGCACTGGACATCTTCAAGATAGCCGTACTCAAGTAGAAAAGAACACAAGAGAATCCTTTGTACGTGCTTGGTCAAAGACAGAACCAGAATTAGCACCTTTCTTTGGTTTGTGGGTGGGATACGAAAATATTAGTCATATCTATCCATCAAATAGTAAGGGTCGTGTTTGTGTTGTTGAAACAGCTGAAGGTTCTGGTCGTTTAACTACTGGTGTTTTCTCTAATGGAGTTATAAAAACCAATATTGGAGAAGTGCTATTCAAAGAAGGAAATTATTATTTAGGATCAGCATTGCTCAAAAATGGCAGATTTGTCAGCAATAATAGTGAGATTCCTTTACGTAGTCCCAGACCTGTTGAATCACTAAGTGGATTACTTGAAAATATATTTGAAGCATCAGAAAAAAATCAAATTTCTCAACAATTTAAAGCTGCTGGTTGTACTTCTAGTACCGTGCGGAGTAAGTAATTTTTTTGCATTACTATATCACGCATATCCCTACTTGTACATACCCTACAAACTCTCGAAAGTGGGGGGAGAGTGAAAAACTACCAGAAATCTCTATATTGCTTTCCTGTTCCCTCTCCTCAATATGAAATTTATTTTGTCGGACTACTTGTAAGCTGTTAGACCGTCAGGAGATAGCGTTGACGGTTTTTTTGTGAGAACTAAGATTTCATAATTTTTTTGAGTAGTTCAGGAATTTGAACGGGACTGTTAGCAACAGGAATTTTGGCGGACTCAAAAGCAGCTAATTTACTTTCTACTGTCCCAAAAGTTGCAGAACGTCCAATTACAGTTGCTAAAGTCCCTGTTTGTTGCCAATTTCGCGCTGGTGGTGCGTATCTACCAGCAATATAGGCAATTACAGGTTTATCAATTGTTTCTGTAATATATTGTGCTGCTGCTTCTTCGCTTCCCCCACCAGGTTGTCCGATTAAAACAATCGCTTCTGTGGTGTCGTCTTCATCAAGGATTTGTAACCATTGGAGGAATGAAGAACCAACAATAGCATCACTACCAATACTGACACTAATTGATTGTCCTAAACCCGCTTTTGTTAATTCCCACGCGACCTCGTATGTCAGGGTACTACTACGACTAACAATGCCCACAGAACCAGGGATATAAAATTCGCTAGGTTGAGTACCCAGGAGAATTTTCCCCGGAACGATGATTCCTGGACTATTTGGTCCAATAATTAAAGTCTCACAAGCTTCTGTTTTGCGAAGAAGTTGTACCATGTCCAGTGGTGGAACGCCAGCGGTAGTAATGATAATTTGGGGGATATTAGAGGCGATCGCTTCTAATGCTGCATCCAAAACTTGATAAGGTTGAACACAAATAATTGTGGTGTCAATCTGTCCAAATTTGGCAACAACCTCCTCTACTAAATCAAATACTGGTAGATTATATATTTTTTGTCCACCATAACCAGGCTTGACACCAGCTACTAAATTTGTGCCATAAGCTTGCATTTGAGCAATATGGGTTGCGGAAATAAATTCACAAAATCCCTGGATTAAAACTTTACTTTCTGGTGTTAAGTTCATAGTTTGTTAGTTGTCAGTTGTCAGTTGTCAGTTGTTAGAGGATGTTTTAAAAGTGGTATCCTGTATTTTCATCACATTGTTACCCCCCTTACTCCCCTCGATGCTTTGGGGGGAAACAAGAAAATCCAGTTCCCTCCCCTTTATAAGGGGAGGGTTAGGGAGGGGTAAAACATTTGATACAGCAATCATGACTTTTCAAACACCCTCTTAGTTGTTAGTTGTAATTGGTAATTGGTAATTATTAGTTGGTAATTGGTAATTGGTACAAATATCGCCTTTTGCCTTTTGCTTCTTACCTTTTTTTTACCCCTGGAGTCTTTGCTAAACGAACTGCTTCCTTGACTGCTGCATCTAAATTTTCTACAACTATTAGTAATTGATCGGAGGTTTTCCGTGCGGCTAACTCTTCTCTGACATGATTGAATTCCGAACCAGCTAAACGGAGGATTAACCAGGGTAAATTCAATGGTTGCTGACTTTTATTCCCATTGGCGGGTGACACCCCAGATGTGATTTGGCTTCTGTCTGAATGGAGAAATTGGCTAATAATTTCTGGGAGTTGGTCAACTTGCGGAATAGTCCCCAAAAAGTTGACTAAAATAACTTGAGTATTCTGATCATTTACCAAATTTGTCAAACTACTAATCAGGCGATCGCTAAAAGTAGTCTGTGTTGTATCACTCATGAAAGTATGGCGCAAATTGACACATTTACCAGGATGACCATGAGCATTAACAACCTCATCCAATGTTGTTAAAACAGAACCTTTACCATTGCCTATTATGCAGATTTTACCCTGCATTTCTATCCCATCCCACCTACTCAACAAACCGTTATTTTTTTTATTACCATGAAGAAGACCAACCATCTTGGTAGCCATATCGGCTATTTCAGGATGACGGTTAATAGCCTGTTTATTAACCGTAACCTTACCATTCAAAGCCATCACTTGACCCGCAGAGTTCACACCCAGGGGATGAATCTCCACCAAATCCAAATCCTTTTGGACAAATAACTGGTACAGTTTCTCCACAATATCACTCACAGTCT
The DNA window shown above is from Anabaena sp. WA102 and carries:
- a CDS encoding ATP-grasp domain-containing protein, with protein sequence MDLLEYQVKEWFGKIGIPVLPSQRIDHPTDLKRLKIRYPIVLKSQVQAGEREKAGGVRIVETTIDAIATAQNIFNLPIWGQLPEVLLAESKYDAQEEFYLAVVLDTALCRPVLLGCTEANIDWETAGEKIQHVVVQQEFSPFYARRLALKMGLQGALMQTVSDIVEKLYQLFVQKDLDLVEIHPLGVNSAGQVMALNGKVTVNKQAINRHPEIADMATKMVGLLHGNKKNNGLLSRWDGIEMQGKICIIGNGKGSVLTTLDEVVNAHGHPGKCVNLRHTFMSDTTQTTFSDRLISSLTNLVNDQNTQVILVNFLGTIPQVDQLPEIISQFLHSDRSQITSGVSPANGNKSQQPLNLPWLILRLAGSEFNHVREELAARKTSDQLLIVVENLDAAVKEAVRLAKTPGVKKR
- a CDS encoding succinate--CoA ligase subunit alpha produces the protein MNLTPESKVLIQGFCEFISATHIAQMQAYGTNLVAGVKPGYGGQKIYNLPVFDLVEEVVAKFGQIDTTIICVQPYQVLDAALEAIASNIPQIIITTAGVPPLDMVQLLRKTEACETLIIGPNSPGIIVPGKILLGTQPSEFYIPGSVGIVSRSSTLTYEVAWELTKAGLGQSISVSIGSDAIVGSSFLQWLQILDEDDTTEAIVLIGQPGGGSEEAAAQYITETIDKPVIAYIAGRYAPPARNWQQTGTLATVIGRSATFGTVESKLAAFESAKIPVANSPVQIPELLKKIMKS
- the ctpC gene encoding carboxyl-terminal processing protease CtpC; the encoded protein is MVITKSKLVLSATVVTLSTIAVAGLGIHSIGKASFKDSHKDLIDEVWQIIYYRYVDGTFNQVDWQAVRKEYLSKSYTDDKSAYKSVREMLKKLEDPYTRFMNPEEFKNMQVDTSGELTGIGITISQDAKTKQLIVIAPIEDTPAFKAGILAKDVILEIDGKSTKGMDTNDAVALIRGESGSKVKLTILRNGQKKQFNIQRARIEIHPVRFSEKKTPAGNIGYIRLNQFSANASKEMKNAIEKLEAKKVSGYILDLRGNPGGLLYASIEIAQMWINKGTIVSTIDRQGTQDKQVANSTALTDKPLMILVDKGSASASEILSGALQDNKRATLVGNQTFGKGLVQSVQPLKSGAGLAVTIAKYHTPSGKDINKHGIDPDVKVELTDAQRQDLWLGGKDKLATLEDPQFAKAVELLGKQSAENTKTIRKN
- the sat gene encoding sulfate adenylyltransferase — protein: MSYHPDAIAAHGGELINRVASSAQRELFLSKADFLPRVELDERAVSDLEMIAIGGFSPLTGFMNQADYNRVVTEMRLANGIVWSIPITLSVTEEVAAPLQKGGLVRLDNPRGEFIGVLELTEKYTYDKQQEAINVYRTDDLKHPGVQVVYNQGSINLAGDIWLLQRDSHPHFPSYQIDPAASREMFREKGWKTIVGFQTRNPIHRAHEYIQKCALETVDGLFLHPLVGATKEDDIAADVRMRCYEILLEHYYPVDRVILAINPAAMRYAGPREAIFHALVRKNYGCTHFIVGRDHAGVGDYYGTYDAQYIFDEFAPEELGIVPMKFEHAFYCKRTKQMATTKTSPSSPEERVHLSGTKVREMLRRGELPPPEFSRPEVAAELTRAMKISPVLV